The Sulfitobacter donghicola DSW-25 = KCTC 12864 = JCM 14565 genome has a segment encoding these proteins:
- a CDS encoding PAS-domain containing protein, protein MKYAEDQTKSMTMAGLNLIGQALSIYDRDLKLVICNAPFQTIFDLPESLVTPGATFRDTITHLAERGEYGEVDDLETFVQERIEQARAFEPHYMERTRANGRTISVEGSPLAEGGWVTVYTDISATKAQEALLRARSDALSDQVLAHTEKLSQTNRELAAMITALEEAKRQLTAAEARARLTTEMMPAHIAHVDAAGHYTYSNQRLSTIIPNRPSNILGRHIREVLGPDNHDSVFDALNSAYSGTPAVQEFTDPNSARRIRTAFTPDRADGVYILSMDVTEETQTRAALQQTHRRALAAQITSGLAHDFSNLLTIILGLQSRLGRLPNVPSGAAPLIEGTLTAARRGGTLLSSIAQISDPRSLRPTATDISAMMKDLVTLAEPTLPQGTKLSLKVDDIGVVLLDRGLLQDGLLNLILNARDAMGAEGDITLSVRRVHDTRIEFQVQDTGPGFSETALKQGLDPFFTTKGAEGSGLGLPMVYDTTKLAGGDLKLANTAEGARVTLWLPYREPVPATTGLALLVEDRDDLRAVLRDMLMEQGYSVIEAVSADEAAALLADLPDITLILSDLQLEGEATGIDLAKRLGTASPPIVLMTSLPSDAPLFLEAQQHAPVLRKPFTSDDLSMLIIPQQETSS, encoded by the coding sequence ATGAAATACGCTGAAGATCAAACAAAATCCATGACGATGGCAGGCCTCAATTTGATCGGTCAGGCCCTCAGCATCTATGACCGAGACCTAAAATTGGTCATTTGTAACGCTCCGTTTCAAACAATTTTTGACCTACCAGAATCTCTTGTTACACCCGGGGCAACGTTTCGCGACACCATTACCCACCTCGCCGAAAGGGGCGAATACGGCGAAGTCGATGATTTAGAAACATTTGTACAAGAACGGATCGAACAGGCCCGCGCCTTTGAGCCTCATTATATGGAACGGACACGCGCCAACGGGCGAACCATCTCGGTTGAAGGGTCACCATTAGCCGAAGGTGGGTGGGTCACTGTTTACACAGATATTTCTGCCACCAAGGCCCAAGAAGCCCTTTTGCGCGCCCGTTCAGATGCGCTGAGCGATCAAGTCCTCGCTCATACGGAAAAACTATCCCAGACGAACCGCGAACTGGCTGCGATGATTACAGCGTTGGAAGAAGCCAAACGACAACTCACCGCTGCCGAAGCCCGCGCCCGCCTTACAACCGAAATGATGCCAGCGCACATCGCCCATGTTGATGCCGCTGGACACTATACATACTCAAACCAACGCCTTAGCACGATCATTCCTAACCGCCCTTCAAACATATTGGGGCGCCATATCAGGGAGGTTCTGGGCCCCGATAACCATGACAGTGTTTTCGACGCCCTCAACAGCGCATACAGTGGAACACCCGCCGTTCAGGAATTTACCGATCCAAATAGCGCCCGTCGTATTCGGACAGCGTTTACGCCTGACAGGGCAGACGGCGTCTATATTCTCTCAATGGATGTGACCGAAGAAACGCAAACCCGCGCTGCGTTACAACAAACGCACCGGCGCGCTTTGGCGGCACAAATCACATCGGGGCTGGCGCATGACTTCTCGAACCTGCTCACCATTATTCTGGGGTTACAGTCCCGATTAGGCCGCCTACCCAACGTGCCATCCGGAGCCGCACCTTTAATTGAGGGCACCTTAACCGCTGCGCGGCGGGGCGGAACGCTTCTGAGCTCGATCGCCCAAATCTCAGACCCGCGCAGTCTGCGGCCCACCGCAACGGACATCTCTGCCATGATGAAGGATTTGGTTACCCTTGCTGAACCCACGTTACCCCAAGGCACAAAGCTGTCCTTGAAGGTCGATGATATCGGGGTTGTTCTGCTTGATCGTGGGTTGCTGCAGGATGGTTTGTTAAACCTGATCTTAAACGCCCGCGATGCAATGGGAGCGGAAGGCGATATCACCCTGAGTGTGCGTAGGGTTCATGATACGAGAATCGAATTCCAAGTTCAGGACACAGGCCCTGGTTTTTCTGAAACCGCACTTAAACAGGGACTGGATCCGTTTTTCACCACTAAAGGTGCAGAAGGTTCCGGCCTTGGCCTTCCCATGGTTTACGACACCACAAAACTAGCGGGCGGTGATCTAAAACTTGCCAATACCGCAGAAGGTGCCCGCGTCACGCTATGGCTCCCCTACCGCGAGCCAGTCCCTGCTACGACTGGTCTGGCGTTATTGGTTGAAGATCGGGATGATCTACGCGCTGTTCTGCGCGATATGCTGATGGAGCAGGGGTATTCGGTTATCGAAGCGGTTTCGGCGGATGAGGCGGCGGCGTTACTAGCTGATCTGCCTGACATCACGCTCATTCTGTCTGATCTTCAGCTGGAGGGGGAGGCAACAGGCATCGATCTGGCAAAAAGGCTAGGCACCGCCAGCCCCCCAATCGTTCTCATGACGTCCCTCCCCTCTGACGCGCCGCTGTTCCTAGAGGCACAGCAACACGCGCCCGTTCTCAGGAAACCATTCACTTCAGATGATCTGTCCATGCTTATCATCCCCCAACAGGAAACTTCTTCATGA
- the mutL gene encoding DNA mismatch repair endonuclease MutL, which yields MAQPTPNISASQPVIRQLDETAINRIAAGEVVERPASAVKELVENAIDAGATRITIEYADGGKTLIRVTDDGCGISGDDLPLALSRHATSKIDGSDLLNIHSFGFRGEALPSLGSVGRLTITSRAKGHEGAEINVTGGKHEAVKPAGLSAGTVVTLRDLFYATPARLKFLRTDRAEAQAIGDVIKRLAMAEPFVRFVLRDVSGDGPGRDVFRAEAEQGEMFEALHGRLRQVLGKDFAENALPIDAEREGFHLTGFAALPTYSRGSAVAQYLFVNGRPVKDKMLIGALRGAYFDFLSRDRHPAAALFVDCDPNLVDVNVHPAKSEVRFRDPGVVRGLIVSALRHALANAGHRASSTVADATLGAMRPENTGEARVYQMDRPSTGARHTSYQAQAPEGFAEMRGMWGRVETPVTEPSVEAEQPIEYPLGTARGQVHENYIIAQTATGMVIVDQHAAHERLVYEKLKNQMAENGVASQALLIPDIIELSASERALILSVADELAKFGLGLEPFGGDAIAVRETPAILGEVNAEAMVRDIIDELEGEGESLLVQARIEAILSRVACHGSIRSGRWMRGEEMNALLREMEATPHSGQCNHGRPTYVELKLTDIERLFGRT from the coding sequence ATGGCTCAACCGACCCCCAACATAAGCGCATCACAGCCCGTAATCCGCCAATTGGATGAAACGGCGATCAACCGCATTGCCGCTGGCGAAGTTGTTGAACGTCCGGCCTCGGCGGTGAAAGAGCTGGTAGAAAACGCTATTGATGCAGGGGCGACACGGATCACTATTGAGTACGCCGATGGCGGTAAGACCCTTATCCGCGTGACGGATGACGGTTGCGGCATCTCGGGTGATGATCTCCCTTTGGCGCTGTCGCGTCACGCAACATCCAAGATTGACGGCTCGGACTTGCTCAACATTCATTCCTTCGGATTTCGGGGAGAGGCCTTGCCATCGCTCGGCTCGGTTGGCCGATTGACCATCACCAGCCGTGCCAAAGGGCATGAGGGCGCAGAGATAAATGTGACGGGTGGTAAACATGAAGCGGTCAAACCCGCAGGGCTGAGCGCGGGCACGGTCGTTACGCTCCGCGACCTTTTCTATGCAACGCCAGCGCGGCTCAAATTCCTGCGCACGGATCGTGCCGAGGCACAGGCGATTGGGGATGTGATCAAGCGTTTGGCGATGGCGGAGCCGTTTGTGCGGTTTGTTTTGCGTGACGTATCTGGTGACGGGCCGGGGCGAGACGTGTTTCGCGCCGAGGCCGAACAAGGCGAGATGTTTGAGGCGCTTCATGGCCGTCTACGTCAGGTCTTGGGTAAGGATTTTGCTGAAAACGCCTTGCCGATCGACGCAGAGCGCGAGGGATTTCACCTAACGGGCTTTGCGGCGCTGCCGACCTATTCGCGCGGCAGCGCGGTTGCGCAATATCTGTTTGTGAATGGCCGACCTGTTAAAGACAAAATGCTAATCGGTGCGCTTCGCGGGGCCTATTTCGATTTCCTCAGCCGTGATCGCCATCCTGCTGCCGCCCTATTTGTGGATTGTGACCCCAATTTGGTCGATGTGAACGTTCACCCCGCCAAATCCGAAGTCCGCTTTCGCGATCCTGGTGTCGTGCGGGGGTTGATTGTCTCGGCGCTGCGCCATGCGCTGGCGAATGCAGGTCACCGCGCGTCTAGCACGGTGGCGGATGCGACCTTGGGTGCGATGCGCCCCGAGAATACAGGCGAGGCCCGCGTTTACCAGATGGACCGCCCTTCAACGGGGGCGCGGCACACGTCCTATCAGGCCCAAGCCCCCGAAGGGTTTGCCGAAATGCGCGGCATGTGGGGGCGGGTGGAAACGCCCGTTACAGAACCATCGGTTGAAGCCGAACAGCCCATTGAATATCCACTGGGCACTGCCCGCGGTCAGGTGCATGAAAACTATATTATCGCCCAAACAGCGACGGGTATGGTGATCGTTGATCAGCACGCCGCGCATGAACGTCTGGTCTATGAAAAGCTGAAAAACCAGATGGCGGAAAACGGTGTCGCGTCTCAGGCTTTGCTTATCCCCGATATTATCGAGCTTTCCGCGTCCGAACGTGCTTTGATCCTCAGCGTTGCTGATGAATTGGCAAAATTCGGGCTTGGTCTAGAACCCTTTGGCGGTGACGCTATCGCCGTGCGTGAAACGCCCGCGATCTTGGGTGAGGTCAACGCCGAAGCCATGGTGCGTGACATCATTGATGAGCTGGAGGGCGAGGGTGAAAGCCTGTTGGTGCAGGCCCGTATCGAAGCGATCCTGAGCCGCGTTGCCTGCCATGGGTCGATCCGCTCGGGCCGATGGATGCGCGGTGAAGAGATGAACGCGCTTTTGCGCGAGATGGAGGCAACCCCACATTCGGGTCAGTGTAACCATGGCCGCCCCACTTATGTTGAACTAAAACTCACCGATATTGAACGGCTGTTCGGACGTACATGA
- a CDS encoding histidine phosphatase family protein: MSTITLIRHGQANSTATDEASYDRLSDLGHEQAKWLGDHLRDTRAHNTRLFTGTLQRHIETADGMATGLAPTRDARLNELEYFTLANLMEQQHGIPFPTEQPQFIDHLPQVLKHWRDDKLEGAPETYDQFQSRIRDALKEIAADTGPALVVTSGGLIAHVIGQQMELSIEATARTAIAIFHTSMHQLHPIGGHLSPVLFNATPHLDTPSRNLSKTNI; this comes from the coding sequence ATGTCTACCATCACTCTTATCCGTCACGGTCAGGCGAATTCCACAGCGACCGACGAAGCAAGCTATGACCGCCTAAGTGATCTGGGGCACGAGCAGGCAAAATGGCTAGGCGATCACCTGCGTGACACGCGCGCGCATAACACCCGTCTGTTTACCGGCACCCTACAGCGCCACATCGAAACTGCCGATGGTATGGCAACTGGCCTTGCCCCTACCCGCGACGCCCGATTGAACGAGTTGGAGTATTTCACCCTCGCCAATTTGATGGAACAACAACATGGCATTCCATTTCCCACCGAACAGCCCCAATTCATCGATCACCTCCCACAGGTTCTAAAACACTGGAGAGATGACAAATTGGAAGGCGCACCAGAAACGTATGACCAGTTTCAATCCCGCATCCGCGATGCTTTGAAAGAGATCGCAGCCGATACCGGCCCAGCGCTGGTCGTGACGTCTGGCGGGTTGATTGCGCATGTCATCGGGCAGCAGATGGAGCTCAGCATCGAAGCCACAGCACGAACGGCGATCGCGATCTTTCACACTTCGATGCATCAACTGCACCCGATTGGCGGGCACCTGTCACCGGTTCTATTCAATGCCACACCGCATCTGGATACACCGTCACGCAACCTGTCCAAAACGAACATCTAG
- the fdhF gene encoding formate dehydrogenase subunit alpha translates to MTDKVTFTLDGKTVEAEAGLTIWEVANGRGLKIPHLCHKPAPGYRPDGNCRACMVEIEGERTLAASCIREPSEGMVVVTNNARAENARKMVVELLMADQPEKEISHDKSSHMWDMAEMNGVSESRFPKLEEGRIPLLDDSHVAMSVNLDACISCGLCVRACREVQVNDVIGMSGRGHDSYPTFDMADPMGTSSCVACGECVQACPTGALMPSTVVDENQVGDSADFDKEVESICPFCGVGCQISLKIKDDKVKYVEGINGPANEGRLCVKGRFGFDYIHHDHRLSKPLIRREDAPAKGLNVDPGNWQEFFREATWDEALDFAAKGLKDIGGKGVAGFGSAKCTNEEAYLFQKMIRQGFGHNNVDHCTRLCHASSVAALMENVGSGAVTATFNEIENSDVAIVIGCNPIENHPVAATYFKQFTKRGGKLIVMDPRGQALKRFSSHMLQFRPGTDVSMLNAIMHVIAEEGLYDQQYIEAYTENWDAEKAHLKDFTPEKMAEVCGIDAETLRDVARTFAGAQSAMIFWGMGVSQHIHGTDNARCLISLALMTGQVGRPGAGLHPLRGQNNVQGASDAGLIPMFLPDYQSVTEDGVRSAFTDVWKSGDFSAEKGLTVTEILDAVHDGDIRGMYILGENPAMSDPDVEHARGALAKLDHLVVQDIFITETANFADVILPASAFAEKSGTVTNTNRQVQMGRPAVSPPGDAREDWWIEVELAKRLGLDWSYASPADVFAEMKLNMKSLDNITWDRLEAQNAVTYPSLTPEDPGQAIVFADGFPRAEGRARFTPASIVAPDDTPDEEYPMILTTGRQLEHWHTGSMTRRSTVLDAVEPEANCSLHPSTLRKLGVEAGELVRLTTKRGSIEVMARMDRAVSPDMVFLPFAYVEAAANILTNPAVDPYGKIPEFKFSAVKVEAAAAPIAAE, encoded by the coding sequence ATGACGGATAAGGTTACATTCACGCTTGATGGTAAAACTGTCGAGGCGGAAGCCGGATTGACGATCTGGGAAGTGGCAAATGGGCGTGGGCTAAAGATCCCGCATCTGTGTCACAAGCCTGCTCCGGGGTATCGCCCAGACGGCAATTGCCGCGCCTGTATGGTTGAGATCGAGGGCGAGCGTACCTTGGCGGCGTCCTGTATTCGTGAACCCTCCGAGGGTATGGTTGTTGTCACCAATAACGCGCGCGCCGAAAACGCCCGCAAGATGGTTGTTGAGTTGTTGATGGCCGATCAGCCAGAGAAAGAAATCTCGCACGATAAATCCAGCCACATGTGGGACATGGCCGAGATGAACGGCGTCAGCGAAAGCCGCTTTCCCAAGCTGGAAGAAGGCCGCATTCCCCTGTTGGATGACAGCCACGTCGCGATGAGCGTCAATCTGGATGCCTGTATTTCCTGCGGCCTCTGTGTTCGCGCGTGCCGCGAGGTGCAGGTGAATGATGTAATTGGCATGTCGGGTCGCGGTCACGACAGCTATCCAACGTTTGACATGGCGGACCCGATGGGCACCTCCAGCTGCGTTGCCTGTGGTGAGTGTGTTCAGGCCTGCCCAACTGGTGCGTTAATGCCATCGACTGTGGTTGATGAAAATCAGGTGGGCGATAGCGCGGATTTTGACAAAGAAGTCGAGAGCATCTGCCCCTTCTGTGGTGTTGGTTGCCAAATCTCGCTGAAGATCAAAGACGACAAGGTCAAATACGTTGAGGGCATCAATGGCCCAGCAAACGAAGGGCGCCTCTGCGTCAAAGGGCGTTTCGGCTTTGACTATATCCACCACGACCACCGCCTGAGCAAACCGCTGATCCGCCGCGAAGATGCCCCTGCAAAGGGTCTGAACGTTGATCCGGGTAACTGGCAAGAGTTCTTCCGCGAGGCGACTTGGGATGAGGCGCTGGATTTCGCGGCCAAGGGTTTGAAGGATATCGGCGGCAAAGGTGTTGCGGGCTTTGGCTCGGCTAAATGCACCAACGAAGAGGCTTACCTTTTCCAGAAAATGATCCGCCAAGGGTTCGGCCATAACAACGTCGATCACTGTACACGCCTGTGCCACGCTTCCTCGGTTGCCGCGTTGATGGAGAACGTGGGATCGGGCGCGGTTACAGCCACGTTTAACGAGATTGAAAACTCGGACGTCGCGATCGTCATTGGCTGTAACCCGATCGAAAACCACCCCGTTGCTGCGACCTATTTCAAACAGTTCACCAAACGCGGTGGCAAGTTGATCGTGATGGACCCGCGGGGGCAGGCGCTCAAACGGTTCTCTAGCCACATGTTGCAGTTCCGTCCGGGTACAGATGTTTCGATGCTGAACGCGATCATGCATGTGATCGCCGAAGAGGGGCTGTACGATCAGCAATATATCGAAGCCTACACCGAAAATTGGGACGCTGAGAAAGCGCACCTAAAGGACTTCACCCCAGAAAAAATGGCCGAGGTCTGCGGGATCGATGCCGAAACCCTTCGTGATGTTGCGCGCACATTTGCGGGTGCTCAGTCTGCGATGATTTTCTGGGGCATGGGCGTTAGCCAGCACATTCACGGCACAGACAATGCACGTTGCCTTATCAGCCTTGCATTGATGACGGGCCAAGTTGGCCGTCCGGGTGCTGGTCTGCACCCGCTGCGCGGGCAAAACAACGTTCAAGGTGCCTCTGATGCGGGGCTGATCCCGATGTTCCTGCCTGACTATCAGTCGGTCACCGAAGATGGTGTGCGCTCGGCCTTTACCGATGTTTGGAAATCTGGCGACTTCAGTGCTGAAAAAGGTCTGACCGTTACCGAGATTTTGGATGCGGTCCATGATGGCGATATTAGGGGCATGTATATTTTGGGCGAAAACCCTGCCATGTCCGATCCTGATGTTGAACACGCGCGTGGGGCTTTGGCAAAGCTGGATCATCTGGTGGTGCAGGACATTTTCATCACTGAAACGGCTAACTTTGCGGATGTGATTTTGCCTGCCAGCGCCTTTGCTGAAAAATCGGGTACAGTCACAAACACCAACCGTCAGGTCCAGATGGGCCGCCCCGCTGTTTCGCCCCCTGGTGATGCACGCGAGGATTGGTGGATCGAAGTGGAACTGGCCAAGCGGTTGGGGCTTGATTGGTCATATGCTTCACCTGCAGATGTGTTCGCCGAGATGAAGCTGAACATGAAGTCACTGGACAACATCACGTGGGATCGTTTGGAGGCGCAAAACGCGGTGACCTACCCGTCGCTAACACCCGAAGACCCTGGTCAGGCGATTGTATTTGCCGATGGTTTCCCGCGCGCCGAGGGCCGCGCACGGTTTACGCCAGCCAGCATCGTAGCGCCGGATGATACACCGGACGAAGAATATCCGATGATCCTGACCACAGGCCGTCAGCTAGAGCACTGGCACACAGGCTCCATGACGCGCCGCTCAACAGTATTGGATGCGGTTGAGCCCGAGGCGAACTGTTCGCTGCACCCGTCGACCTTGCGCAAATTGGGCGTCGAGGCTGGCGAGTTGGTTCGCCTGACGACCAAACGCGGCAGCATCGAGGTCATGGCGCGCATGGATCGTGCGGTGTCACCGGATATGGTGTTCCTGCCGTTTGCTTATGTTGAAGCTGCTGCAAACATACTGACAAACCCTGCGGTTGATCCCTATGGCAAGATCCCCGAGTTCAAATTCTCGGCTGTGAAGGTCGAAGCCGCCGCAGCGCCGATTGCGGCTGAATAG
- a CDS encoding SDR family NAD(P)-dependent oxidoreductase: protein MTQWQGKRYWLIGASDGIGAALAHQLSRAGAEVVLSARTASKLEDVANNLPGKSQFVPLDVTDTASVQKAAQEVGAVDGVIYLAGVYYPFSAKNWNAEQGEAMADVNFTGLMRVMGQVVPSMTDRDEGHIVITSSLAAYRGLRKSVGYAASKAATLSLAESMYADLRSTGVKVQVVNPGFVKTQMTEQNSFWMPQQMEPEDAAREIFEHMNTDKFKKSFPFGLSSLVRACQFLPDWVYYRLLG, encoded by the coding sequence ATGACGCAATGGCAAGGCAAACGATATTGGTTGATCGGCGCAAGCGACGGTATAGGCGCAGCTTTGGCCCATCAGCTAAGCCGTGCGGGTGCGGAAGTCGTCCTGTCGGCACGCACGGCCAGTAAGCTGGAAGATGTAGCGAATAATCTGCCAGGCAAATCGCAGTTTGTGCCGCTAGATGTGACCGATACCGCAAGCGTACAAAAAGCAGCGCAAGAAGTGGGTGCTGTCGACGGCGTTATTTACCTTGCTGGTGTCTATTACCCCTTTAGCGCCAAAAATTGGAACGCCGAGCAAGGTGAAGCTATGGCTGATGTCAATTTCACCGGTTTGATGCGTGTGATGGGGCAGGTTGTGCCATCAATGACAGACCGTGATGAGGGGCATATCGTTATCACCTCAAGCCTAGCGGCCTACCGTGGTTTGCGAAAATCAGTCGGTTATGCGGCATCAAAGGCGGCGACGTTGTCTTTGGCAGAAAGCATGTATGCTGATCTGCGCAGCACTGGCGTTAAGGTTCAGGTTGTTAACCCTGGCTTTGTCAAAACGCAGATGACTGAACAAAACAGCTTTTGGATGCCGCAACAGATGGAACCAGAAGACGCGGCGCGCGAAATCTTTGAGCACATGAACACGGATAAGTTCAAAAAGAGCTTTCCGTTTGGGTTGTCGTCCTTGGTTCGGGCATGTCAGTTTTTGCCAGATTGGGTGTATTACCGCCTGCTGGGGTGA
- a CDS encoding response regulator transcription factor: MTKPLVSILDDEPEIRTLLSDVLQEAGFETQSFGRAAAFEKALAQRTPDVCLVDLSLPDTDGLTIVHRLALEKGAVVIIISGRAQVQDRVTGLELGADDYISKPFDPAEVVARIRARLRGARPATRTSNTATFNGWTAHFDRYVLEDDSGTETPFSHAEGEVLRLFLDAPKRLISRAQMQESLGGAASESFDRAMDVRISRLRTKLREDPKNPQLIKTIYGAGYIFLGDISWI, translated from the coding sequence ATGACAAAGCCGCTGGTTAGCATTCTGGACGACGAGCCTGAAATTCGAACGCTTCTGTCAGACGTTTTACAAGAAGCGGGGTTTGAAACCCAAAGCTTTGGCCGCGCAGCCGCCTTTGAAAAAGCGCTGGCCCAGCGTACGCCCGATGTATGCCTTGTGGACCTGTCGCTGCCCGATACGGATGGTCTGACCATCGTTCATCGACTGGCCCTAGAGAAAGGTGCCGTCGTCATCATCATCTCTGGTCGGGCCCAAGTGCAGGACCGCGTTACAGGGTTAGAATTGGGGGCAGACGATTATATCAGCAAACCCTTTGATCCGGCCGAAGTCGTGGCCCGCATCCGTGCCCGCCTACGCGGGGCCCGCCCTGCAACCCGTACAAGCAACACCGCCACCTTTAATGGCTGGACCGCGCATTTTGATCGCTACGTTCTGGAAGACGACAGCGGAACGGAAACCCCGTTCAGCCATGCAGAAGGCGAAGTGCTACGCCTATTCTTAGATGCGCCGAAACGCCTGATCAGCCGCGCACAAATGCAAGAAAGTCTGGGGGGCGCAGCATCAGAAAGCTTTGATCGCGCGATGGATGTTCGAATTTCGCGACTGCGAACCAAACTGCGCGAAGACCCTAAAAACCCCCAATTGATCAAAACAATCTATGGCGCGGGATATATATTTTTGGGCGACATATCGTGGATTTAA
- a CDS encoding DNA recombination protein RmuC, producing the protein MIQLGEVQFDLNDPVVLGLAIGIGILCLVLVLLCLVLLRPTRIPAPLSQQLHRLGSGQEQLRGNLQTVSDTQAHAQTQLIQSLETRLATVQLQMQQQLAQMQERTNQSLHGSAQRTTTSLTQLQERLAVIDKAQNNITKLSGDVLSLQDILSNKQTRGAFGEIQLNDIVSKALPSDSYTMQKTLSNGRRADCLIHLPNPPGPIVIDAKFPLEAYEALHRAQSDWELKSAVANMRTSVRKHIRDIAEKYILDGETADGALMFLPSEAVYAELHANFPELVREGFDARVWIVSPTTCMATLNTMRAILKDARMREQAGEIRKTLRLLHRDVELVVERVGKLDTHFRQARDDLEGIGTAAERAGKRAARLDNFDFEEVTGEDMPLPIHKTKGPPS; encoded by the coding sequence ATGATCCAGCTAGGCGAAGTGCAGTTTGATCTGAACGATCCCGTTGTTCTGGGGCTGGCCATTGGCATTGGCATCCTTTGTCTGGTGCTGGTTTTACTGTGCCTCGTGCTCCTGCGCCCAACGCGTATCCCTGCGCCGTTGTCGCAGCAGCTTCACCGTCTTGGCAGTGGCCAAGAGCAGTTGCGTGGAAACCTGCAAACCGTGTCTGACACACAAGCGCACGCGCAAACACAACTGATCCAAAGCCTCGAGACACGGCTGGCCACCGTTCAATTGCAGATGCAGCAGCAGCTGGCCCAGATGCAAGAACGCACCAATCAAAGTCTGCATGGATCAGCACAACGGACGACAACCAGCCTGACCCAGCTACAAGAGCGGCTGGCCGTCATTGATAAGGCGCAGAACAACATCACCAAACTGTCGGGGGATGTTTTGTCTTTGCAGGATATCCTGAGCAACAAACAAACGCGCGGCGCGTTTGGTGAAATTCAGCTGAATGACATCGTGTCAAAGGCGCTACCCTCTGACAGTTACACCATGCAAAAAACGCTGAGCAACGGGCGCAGAGCCGATTGCTTGATCCATCTGCCCAACCCTCCAGGGCCGATTGTGATAGACGCCAAATTTCCGCTGGAAGCCTATGAAGCATTGCACCGCGCGCAATCGGATTGGGAGCTGAAATCTGCCGTTGCGAACATGCGGACCAGCGTTCGAAAGCACATTCGTGACATTGCAGAAAAGTACATCTTGGATGGAGAAACAGCCGATGGAGCGCTGATGTTTCTGCCGTCAGAGGCCGTCTATGCAGAGCTTCATGCGAACTTCCCAGAGCTGGTGCGCGAAGGGTTTGATGCGCGGGTGTGGATCGTATCGCCAACGACCTGCATGGCGACCCTGAACACCATGCGCGCCATTCTAAAAGACGCGCGAATGCGCGAACAGGCGGGGGAAATCCGCAAGACATTGCGCCTCTTGCATCGCGACGTTGAGTTGGTGGTGGAGCGCGTGGGTAAACTTGATACGCATTTCCGCCAAGCGCGCGATGATTTGGAAGGGATTGGAACCGCAGCGGAACGTGCTGGCAAACGCGCTGCGCGTTTGGATAACTTTGATTTCGAAGAGGTGACTGGCGAGGACATGCCGCTGCCTATTCACAAGACCAAAGGACCGCCGTCTTGA
- a CDS encoding glutathione S-transferase family protein yields the protein MNLFYANGTISIAPAIALLEAGIEHDLTRIDFASAGQSQPEYLAINPKGRVPALVLKTGEVLTETGALLDYIAAKSTTAKLVPQAPETAAHMRSVMYYLASTMHVAHAHKMRGSRWADNEASFADMTAKVPETMAACAAYVESECLKGDYVCGAEFSIADAYLFIVCSWLSGDGVNLDDFPIITAFMNRMEERASVKTMRAKGML from the coding sequence GTGAATTTATTCTATGCAAACGGCACCATCTCAATCGCACCCGCGATAGCCTTGCTTGAGGCTGGTATCGAACATGATCTTACGCGCATTGATTTTGCTAGTGCGGGTCAATCACAACCCGAATATTTGGCAATAAACCCCAAAGGCCGTGTTCCTGCCCTTGTCCTGAAAACCGGAGAGGTTTTGACCGAAACGGGAGCCTTGCTAGACTATATCGCTGCCAAATCAACGACGGCAAAACTGGTTCCACAGGCGCCTGAAACCGCAGCCCATATGCGAAGCGTCATGTATTATCTTGCCTCGACCATGCACGTCGCCCATGCCCATAAAATGCGGGGAAGCCGCTGGGCGGATAATGAGGCCAGCTTTGCTGACATGACCGCTAAAGTCCCCGAAACCATGGCTGCCTGCGCCGCCTATGTTGAATCTGAATGCCTAAAAGGTGACTACGTCTGTGGCGCGGAATTTTCTATCGCTGATGCTTACCTGTTTATCGTTTGCAGTTGGCTCAGCGGCGATGGCGTGAACCTTGATGATTTCCCGATCATCACTGCATTTATGAACAGGATGGAAGAACGCGCCAGCGTCAAAACCATGCGCGCCAAAGGGATGCTATAG